From the Streptomyces sp. KMM 9044 genome, one window contains:
- a CDS encoding penicillin acylase family protein: MTGEIFRDAWGIPHLRAGDAVELARVQGRVTALDRAWQLETERHRAQGTSASFLGPGALPWDRFARRVRLADTARRCLAELDRRDPETGQWLRAYGEGVNEGLASAAAPGTSPSPAPEFARAALVPGRWEPWTPLAVWLATHILFAGFPAKLWREQAVERLGPDAAGLFAADGPGTSGSNGWLVAGERTVTGQAVIAGDPHRFVEDPGVYQQIHLSCPEFDVVGLAVPGVPGIAHFGHTDTVAWAVTNAMADYQDLYREQLRRTGAGVEALGPDGVWHRAARHTETIEVAGEDPAEVEVIETGRGPVVIGGPEGLDDGVSEPGAPPVAVALRYPPRVTGDLGFGALLPLLRARRVADVDRALDLWAEPVNVVQAADTEGGTLYRVAGRVPVRAEANRIRPVPAWEPGHDWDGWHESPRAGLTGGVAVMANQRGPAAPLGVEFAAPHRADRIAALLARRERWSAAGMPALHTDTHLTSAAALLDHVAALDGLTGPAAGLRDRLLAWDRHMDADSAGAALYAAVRGALVRRLAADPAFAGLTSPPAYPEVFQPWLALVPRIGYALEHLLTAKELYGIDRPSAVRAVLEEVAARHPAGTPSGTWGDTHRLAPWRALPPTTPYDEPALSGDHDCVLCTSSVPGLTDLAARGPAARYVWDLARREDSRWVVPFGASGVPGSPHHRDQLPLWLAGDLVPVVTDWDGLRREDVVRAPHGETGEHGERERNDESQEETGA, from the coding sequence GTGACCGGCGAGATCTTCCGGGACGCCTGGGGCATTCCGCATCTGCGCGCGGGTGACGCCGTCGAACTCGCCCGTGTCCAGGGCCGGGTCACCGCCCTCGACCGGGCCTGGCAGCTGGAGACCGAACGACACAGGGCGCAGGGCACCTCGGCGTCCTTCCTCGGCCCCGGGGCCCTCCCCTGGGACCGTTTCGCCCGTCGTGTCCGCCTGGCCGACACGGCCCGCCGCTGCCTTGCCGAACTGGACCGGCGGGACCCGGAGACGGGACAGTGGCTCCGGGCGTACGGGGAGGGGGTCAACGAAGGACTGGCCTCGGCGGCGGCCCCGGGCACTTCCCCCTCCCCGGCCCCCGAGTTCGCCCGTGCCGCCCTCGTGCCCGGCCGCTGGGAGCCCTGGACGCCGCTCGCGGTGTGGCTCGCCACGCACATCCTGTTCGCCGGGTTCCCCGCGAAGCTCTGGCGCGAGCAGGCCGTGGAGCGGCTCGGGCCGGACGCCGCGGGGCTGTTCGCCGCCGACGGCCCCGGCACCTCCGGAAGCAACGGCTGGCTGGTCGCCGGGGAGCGGACGGTGACCGGGCAGGCGGTGATCGCGGGGGACCCGCACCGCTTCGTCGAGGACCCCGGCGTCTACCAGCAGATCCACCTGTCCTGCCCGGAGTTCGACGTCGTCGGCCTCGCCGTGCCCGGCGTCCCCGGCATCGCCCACTTCGGCCACACCGACACGGTCGCCTGGGCGGTCACCAACGCCATGGCCGACTACCAGGACCTCTACCGGGAGCAGTTGCGCCGTACCGGCGCCGGGGTGGAGGCGCTCGGCCCGGACGGCGTCTGGCACCGGGCCGCCCGGCACACCGAGACCATCGAGGTCGCCGGCGAGGACCCGGCCGAGGTCGAGGTGATCGAGACCGGCCGGGGGCCGGTGGTCATCGGCGGCCCCGAGGGCCTCGACGACGGGGTGTCCGAACCCGGCGCGCCCCCCGTCGCCGTCGCCCTGCGCTACCCGCCCCGCGTCACCGGGGACCTGGGGTTCGGCGCCCTGCTGCCGCTGCTGAGGGCCCGCCGGGTCGCCGACGTGGACCGGGCCCTCGACCTGTGGGCCGAGCCGGTCAACGTGGTCCAGGCCGCCGACACCGAGGGCGGCACCCTGTACCGGGTGGCCGGCCGGGTGCCGGTCCGGGCCGAGGCCAACCGGATCCGTCCGGTGCCCGCGTGGGAACCCGGCCACGACTGGGACGGCTGGCACGAGTCGCCGCGCGCCGGACTGACCGGCGGCGTCGCCGTGATGGCCAACCAGCGCGGCCCGGCGGCCCCGCTCGGCGTCGAGTTCGCCGCGCCGCACCGCGCCGACCGTATCGCCGCGCTGCTCGCACGGCGGGAACGCTGGTCGGCCGCCGGGATGCCCGCCCTCCACACGGACACCCACCTCACCTCCGCCGCCGCCCTCCTCGATCACGTGGCCGCCCTCGACGGCCTGACCGGACCGGCGGCCGGCCTGCGCGACCGGCTGCTGGCCTGGGACCGGCACATGGACGCGGACAGTGCCGGTGCGGCGCTTTACGCGGCGGTGCGCGGCGCGCTCGTACGGCGGCTGGCGGCGGACCCCGCGTTCGCCGGGCTGACCTCGCCCCCGGCCTACCCGGAGGTGTTCCAGCCCTGGCTCGCGCTGGTACCGCGGATCGGCTACGCGCTCGAACACCTCCTGACGGCGAAGGAGTTGTACGGCATCGACCGTCCGTCGGCGGTACGCGCGGTGCTGGAGGAAGTGGCCGCCCGGCATCCGGCCGGTACTCCGAGCGGCACCTGGGGCGACACCCACCGGCTGGCACCCTGGCGGGCCCTGCCGCCCACGACGCCGTACGACGAACCCGCGCTGTCCGGCGACCACGACTGCGTGCTGTGCACCTCCTCCGTGCCCGGTCTCACCGACCTCGCGGCGCGCGGTCCGGCCGCCCGTTACGTCTGGGACCTGGCCCGCCGCGAGGACAGCCGCTGGGTGGTGCCGTTCGGCGCCTCGGGCGTCCCCGGCTCGCCCCACCACCGCGACCAGCTGCCGCTGTG
- a CDS encoding siderophore-interacting protein — MGQGRGWEGAVLKLMRAKDFEFTVTRAEDITSDYRRLRLTDGGMLAATGVHPTMWVRLWFDNAGRPHQRAYTLVDPDPATGTFGLEFALHEGCASDWARAAKPGDTVEATVQGTGFDVPGPAPSHVFAVGDPASLPAINSLLGALGSAPATIWFEGTLEGLPRLADPERHEVREVPRLGSGTHLVEQVRAELPELLRAHPDPYVWVACDTATTRTLSAFLRRELGVPKQRMHALGYWRAN; from the coding sequence ATGGGGCAGGGGCGGGGTTGGGAGGGCGCGGTCCTCAAGTTGATGCGCGCCAAGGACTTCGAGTTCACGGTGACACGCGCCGAGGACATCACCTCCGACTACCGGCGGCTGCGCTTGACCGACGGCGGCATGCTCGCCGCGACCGGCGTCCACCCGACGATGTGGGTGCGGCTGTGGTTCGACAACGCGGGCAGACCGCACCAGCGGGCGTACACCCTCGTCGACCCCGACCCGGCGACCGGCACCTTCGGCCTGGAGTTCGCCCTGCACGAGGGGTGCGCCAGCGACTGGGCACGGGCGGCGAAGCCCGGCGACACCGTCGAGGCGACCGTGCAGGGCACGGGCTTCGACGTGCCCGGCCCCGCCCCCTCGCACGTCTTCGCGGTGGGCGACCCGGCCTCCCTCCCGGCGATCAACTCCCTGCTGGGCGCTCTGGGATCCGCACCGGCGACCATCTGGTTCGAGGGCACCCTGGAGGGGCTGCCCCGCCTCGCCGACCCGGAGCGGCACGAGGTGCGCGAGGTCCCGCGCCTCGGCTCCGGCACCCACCTCGTCGAGCAGGTCCGGGCGGAGCTGCCCGAGCTGCTGCGGGCCCACCCCGACCCGTACGTCTGGGTCGCCTGCGACACCGCGACCACCCGGACGCTGTCGGCGTTCCTGCGCAGGGAACTGGGCGTGCCCAAGCAGCGGATGCACGCCCTGGGGTACTGGCGCGCGAACTGA